A genomic segment from Blastococcus sp. PRF04-17 encodes:
- a CDS encoding DUF4011 domain-containing protein — protein sequence MESTADIQLGDVVAPRAAVSIEITSTPVLSYALAHNRVPVVSRLALTNFGGPVRAATVRLGVRDAEGPIARPVELLADLDEGRTTVLTDLGLVMDPAAMLHVEEQRPGVIEVEVEVGTDDGTTLLGEGSRVVQVLAAQQWLATPPLLALEMLAAHVMPNHPAITGLVSEAAGVLEERTGRGTVSGYADGPERVDEIVSALADVLRSRGIRHSEPPVSWSDLGQQVRSPGDVLTWRVGTPLDTVVVLAAALEQAGIRPLLWLAEGHAFLGYWREERSAESAATTDATALVNLVDLGLIGLVETTLLTSTGEPGADLHRPAYAGWLTGELDRIVGVTDVHRARKDGIFPLPARARDEDGVLQVVEYRPALHSAPARPEPVPSTPSSRPEAPARVQQWKNALLDLSLRNRLINYTERSGLALTVPDSALGILENFVHDGTPITLLPTDQLAAVQTERGIATARELPEEQLTELLVDRREVHADVTTGGYLPKLRNLAYKAKTVLEETGANNLYLALGSLVWELDGRPLRSPLVLIPVTLAPLGRTGQYRLSLDEAGSSTPNYCLLEKLRQVHGLTVPTLTEAVDGTLDLDAALEAMRSALVGHGLPYRVESTADLAILQFAKYRLWKDLDEHWSEFTLNPLVHHLVHEPTLPLENQAFEDPARGSGAFADLDELAAQLPAPADASQLRAIAEAQAGRTFVLEGPPGTGKSQTITNLLTHAVAQGKKVLFVAEKRAALDVVARRLDSVGMGMFALDLHDKGSRASMVRAQIRLALEHAVAVDEQGLAADGETLRSARRTLARYADRLHQENAAALSLYSARTAELSAGTDVDALPIPAPFVANAPAEVLRSVRMALALLPDIADLTRPSLRHPWAFVDSPAIDLPATQAAAAAVDTAVREVSAIPELAGVLRRARSAEELDDLVHVLSGPPIGLDVIDETFTELWTAATSAVLGEIAAFTAFRHPGLDVCTPEVLREPLAEIYVAAQTAAAASWFGRRRKLTAVRDRLAPYLRPDAKVKPKDVPAVVESLWRVQTAVQAIAARAASIPGLSVPEGWNPFLDGDLLSREVAWLRRAGAAVDGSSLFHVQLRKLIVAGIPTGTLPTGETAADAVARLRDAVGGCWPRAPAAPTSWPPGPATTAWCCAGR from the coding sequence ATGGAGAGCACTGCCGACATCCAGCTGGGCGACGTGGTCGCCCCGCGGGCGGCCGTCTCCATCGAGATCACCTCCACGCCGGTGCTGAGCTACGCGCTGGCCCACAACCGGGTGCCGGTGGTCTCCCGCCTGGCGTTGACCAACTTCGGCGGTCCGGTCCGGGCGGCGACGGTCCGCCTGGGCGTCCGGGACGCCGAGGGCCCGATCGCGCGCCCCGTCGAGCTGCTCGCCGACCTCGACGAGGGCCGGACGACGGTGCTGACCGACCTCGGCCTGGTCATGGACCCGGCGGCGATGCTGCACGTCGAGGAGCAGCGGCCCGGCGTCATCGAGGTCGAGGTGGAGGTCGGGACCGACGACGGCACGACGTTGCTCGGCGAGGGCAGCCGCGTCGTGCAGGTGCTCGCCGCCCAGCAGTGGCTGGCCACTCCCCCGCTGCTGGCGCTGGAGATGCTCGCCGCGCACGTGATGCCCAACCACCCGGCGATCACCGGCCTGGTCAGCGAGGCCGCCGGCGTGCTCGAGGAGCGCACCGGTCGCGGCACGGTCTCCGGCTACGCCGACGGGCCGGAGCGGGTCGACGAGATCGTCTCGGCGCTCGCCGACGTGCTGCGGAGCCGGGGCATCCGCCACAGCGAGCCGCCGGTCAGCTGGTCCGACCTGGGGCAGCAGGTGCGCTCGCCCGGCGACGTCCTCACCTGGCGGGTCGGCACCCCGCTGGACACCGTCGTGGTCCTGGCCGCGGCGCTGGAGCAGGCCGGCATCCGGCCGCTGCTGTGGCTGGCGGAAGGACACGCGTTCCTGGGCTACTGGCGCGAGGAGCGGTCGGCGGAGTCCGCCGCGACCACCGACGCCACCGCCCTGGTGAACCTGGTCGACCTCGGCCTGATCGGGCTGGTCGAGACCACCCTGCTCACGTCGACGGGCGAGCCGGGCGCCGACCTGCACCGCCCCGCCTACGCCGGCTGGCTGACCGGCGAGCTCGACCGGATCGTCGGCGTCACCGACGTCCACCGGGCCCGCAAGGACGGCATCTTCCCGCTGCCGGCCCGCGCCCGCGACGAGGACGGCGTCCTGCAGGTCGTCGAGTACCGGCCGGCGCTGCACAGCGCGCCGGCGCGGCCGGAACCGGTGCCGTCGACCCCGTCGTCGCGGCCCGAGGCGCCGGCCCGGGTGCAGCAGTGGAAGAACGCGCTGCTCGACCTCAGCCTGCGCAACCGGCTGATCAACTACACCGAGCGCTCCGGCCTGGCGCTGACCGTGCCCGACTCGGCGCTCGGCATCCTCGAGAACTTCGTGCACGACGGCACGCCGATCACCCTGCTTCCGACCGACCAGCTCGCCGCCGTGCAGACCGAGCGGGGCATCGCCACCGCCCGCGAGCTGCCCGAGGAGCAGCTGACCGAGCTGCTGGTCGACCGCCGCGAGGTGCACGCCGACGTCACGACCGGCGGTTACCTGCCCAAGCTGCGCAATCTCGCCTACAAGGCCAAGACGGTCCTCGAGGAGACCGGCGCCAACAACCTCTACCTCGCGCTGGGCTCGCTGGTCTGGGAACTCGACGGCCGCCCGCTGCGCTCGCCGCTCGTGCTGATCCCGGTGACGCTGGCACCGCTGGGCCGCACCGGGCAGTACCGGCTGTCGCTCGACGAGGCCGGGTCGAGCACGCCGAACTACTGCCTGCTGGAGAAGCTGCGGCAGGTGCACGGCCTCACCGTCCCGACGCTGACCGAGGCCGTCGACGGCACCCTCGACCTCGACGCGGCGCTCGAGGCGATGCGCTCGGCGCTGGTGGGGCACGGGCTGCCGTACCGGGTCGAGTCGACCGCCGACCTCGCGATCCTGCAGTTCGCGAAGTACCGGCTGTGGAAGGACCTCGACGAGCACTGGTCGGAGTTCACGCTCAATCCGCTCGTGCACCACCTCGTGCACGAGCCGACCCTGCCGTTGGAGAACCAGGCGTTCGAGGATCCCGCCCGTGGGTCCGGCGCGTTCGCCGACCTCGACGAGCTGGCCGCGCAGCTGCCCGCGCCCGCCGACGCCTCGCAGTTGCGCGCGATCGCCGAGGCGCAGGCCGGCCGTACCTTCGTGCTCGAGGGCCCGCCCGGCACCGGCAAGTCGCAGACCATCACCAACCTGCTCACCCACGCGGTCGCGCAGGGCAAGAAGGTGCTCTTCGTCGCCGAGAAGCGGGCGGCGCTCGACGTCGTCGCCCGCCGCCTGGACTCGGTCGGCATGGGCATGTTCGCCCTCGACCTCCACGACAAGGGCTCGCGGGCGTCGATGGTGCGGGCGCAGATCCGGCTGGCGCTGGAGCACGCGGTCGCCGTCGACGAGCAGGGCCTGGCCGCCGACGGCGAGACGCTGCGCTCGGCCCGGCGGACGCTGGCCCGCTACGCCGACCGCCTGCACCAGGAGAACGCCGCCGCGCTGTCGCTGTACTCGGCGCGGACGGCGGAGCTGTCCGCCGGCACGGACGTCGACGCGCTGCCGATCCCCGCGCCGTTCGTGGCCAACGCCCCGGCCGAGGTGCTGCGGTCGGTGCGCATGGCGCTGGCGCTGCTGCCCGACATCGCCGACCTGACCCGCCCGTCGCTGCGCCACCCGTGGGCGTTCGTCGACTCCCCCGCGATCGACCTGCCGGCCACGCAGGCCGCCGCGGCCGCCGTCGACACCGCCGTCCGCGAGGTGTCGGCGATCCCCGAGCTGGCGGGCGTCCTCCGCCGGGCCAGGTCGGCCGAGGAGCTCGACGACCTGGTGCACGTCCTGTCCGGGCCACCCATCGGCCTCGACGTCATCGACGAGACGTTCACCGAGCTCTGGACGGCGGCGACGTCGGCGGTGCTCGGCGAGATCGCCGCGTTCACCGCCTTCCGCCACCCCGGGCTGGACGTGTGCACGCCGGAGGTGCTGCGCGAGCCGCTGGCCGAGATCTACGTGGCCGCGCAGACCGCCGCCGCGGCCTCGTGGTTCGGCCGTCGCCGCAAGCTGACCGCCGTCCGCGACCGGCTGGCGCCCTACCTGCGCCCCGACGCCAAGGTGAAGCCCAAGGACGTGCCGGCGGTCGTCGAGTCGCTGTGGCGGGTGCAGACCGCGGTGCAGGCGATCGCCGCGCGCGCTGCCTCCATCCCTGGCCTGTCGGTGCCCGAGGGCTGGAACCCGTTCCTCGACGGCGACCTGCTCTCCCGCGAGGTGGCGTGGCTGCGCCGGGCCGGAGCGGCGGTCGACGGCTCGTCGCTGTTCCACGTCCAGCTGCGCAAGCTGATCGTCGCCGGCATCCCCACCGGCACCCTCCCTACCGGCGAGACGGCCGCCGACGCCGTCGCCCGACTGCGGGACGCCGTGGGCGGCTGCTGGCCGCGTGCGCCAGCAGCGCCGACCAGCTGGCCGCCTGGGCCGGCGACGACGGCCTGGTGCTGCGCTGGTCGATGA
- a CDS encoding DUF7669 domain-containing protein: MRLPTIGELVAEGAATLPEPFTRAALINWVSARRPDVGVASISQHIQVATDNASHPSTGRAPLLHRVGRGQYLRYRGPEAETPEVAPDVVAAARVVLIGSSGTGFARARDHAVAEQLPWFVLSAKHGLLDPGDVVAPSRVELADRSAGYRAAWGEWVVAQLADRVQLPGLTVEVHGGVDFAQPLRSPLTRRGAALELALPGAWREPGSPAPHDRTEDGEGSAHPVLHRLRDLVTRHRPQAS, translated from the coding sequence GTGAGGCTGCCCACGATCGGGGAGCTGGTCGCCGAGGGTGCGGCCACGCTGCCCGAGCCGTTCACGCGCGCCGCGCTGATCAACTGGGTCAGCGCCCGGCGCCCGGACGTCGGCGTCGCGTCGATCTCGCAGCACATCCAGGTCGCCACCGACAACGCCAGCCATCCCTCCACGGGGCGGGCGCCACTGCTGCACCGCGTCGGCCGGGGGCAGTACCTGCGCTACCGCGGCCCGGAGGCCGAGACCCCTGAGGTCGCCCCGGACGTCGTGGCCGCCGCACGCGTCGTGCTGATCGGGTCGTCCGGCACCGGGTTCGCGCGTGCCCGTGACCACGCCGTCGCCGAGCAGCTGCCGTGGTTCGTGCTCAGCGCCAAGCACGGCCTGCTCGACCCCGGCGACGTCGTCGCGCCGTCCCGGGTCGAGCTCGCCGACCGGTCCGCGGGCTACCGCGCCGCCTGGGGCGAGTGGGTGGTGGCACAGCTGGCCGACCGCGTGCAGCTCCCCGGCCTGACCGTCGAGGTGCACGGTGGCGTCGACTTCGCGCAGCCGCTGCGCTCACCGCTCACGCGGCGGGGCGCCGCGCTGGAGCTCGCCCTGCCGGGCGCCTGGCGGGAGCCCGGAAGTCCCGCTCCGCACGACCGGACCGAGGACGGCGAAGGGTCCGCCCACCCCGTCCTGCACCGGCTGCGCGATCTGGTGACCCGGCACCGTCCGCAGGCGTCATAG
- a CDS encoding DUF1707 SHOCT-like domain-containing protein, producing MTTRSEMRVSDAERQAAADRLRAYHADGRLDLLEYDSRLAAAYAAVTYGDLDKLFTDLPATTPSAPAATPAAATIEPKQVLDTMVVADMHLALKVLWTIWTGAVLINLTVWLLVSLGSGEAGYFWPMWLAVPGVALVGATVGVESIRRNRRQERRRLP from the coding sequence GTGACCACGAGAAGCGAGATGCGGGTCTCCGACGCGGAGCGGCAGGCCGCGGCCGACCGGCTGCGCGCCTACCACGCCGACGGGCGCCTGGACCTCCTCGAGTACGACTCCCGGCTGGCCGCCGCCTACGCCGCGGTGACCTACGGCGACCTGGACAAGCTGTTCACCGACCTGCCGGCGACCACGCCGTCGGCCCCGGCGGCGACCCCGGCGGCGGCAACAATCGAGCCCAAGCAGGTGCTCGACACCATGGTCGTCGCCGACATGCACCTCGCCCTGAAGGTCCTCTGGACCATCTGGACCGGTGCGGTCCTCATCAACCTGACCGTCTGGCTGCTGGTCAGCCTCGGCAGCGGCGAGGCGGGGTACTTCTGGCCGATGTGGCTGGCCGTGCCGGGCGTCGCGCTCGTCGGCGCCACCGTGGGGGTCGAGTCGATCCGCCGCAACCGCCGCCAGGAGCGCCGACGGCTCCCGTAG
- a CDS encoding MMPL family transporter → MIFVTIFCYRTSGVWLKNTTRSVQTALPVFTEVRRQRDVETALARTMATAGRTVAVSGITVAISLAGLLIFPQVFLRSMGFGGMSAVLIAMLAALTLLPALLAMLGPKVDALSVRPWLRRVFRRPVATARTEDHGAWARIAHSVMRRPVLITVATVALLGALTLPFLRVEFGGIDERALPAGTESRVVTETIREDFPADPSGPIEAIVTLPDAVDSAAGGSALQAYVQSVAAAPGVDGATVTGAAGDTARVAIAYDGDPVAEEARALVNEIRDVPAPEGVQVLVGGQSAVLTDLLESLGSLLPWMALMVVATTFVLLFLAFGSIVLPLKALVMNVLSIGASFGALVWIFQDGNLSGFLDFTPTGFVEATQPILVLAIVFGLSMDYEVFLLSRIREQYDLTGDNTTAVATGLQRTGGIITSAALLLLVVIGAFSLSGITFIKMIGVAMLIAVVIDATIVRVLLVPATMRLLGRANWYAPRPLRRLYARYGIRESDGQPAVPTKDRELAVTH, encoded by the coding sequence ATGATTTTTGTCACAATATTTTGTTACAGAACGTCTGGTGTTTGGCTTAAGAACACGACGCGCTCCGTTCAAACAGCCCTGCCCGTCTTCACGGAAGTCCGCCGTCAGCGGGACGTCGAGACGGCGCTGGCCCGCACCATGGCGACCGCCGGGCGCACGGTGGCGGTCTCCGGGATCACGGTGGCCATCTCGCTGGCGGGGCTGCTGATCTTCCCGCAGGTGTTCCTGCGCTCGATGGGCTTCGGCGGCATGAGCGCCGTCCTCATCGCGATGCTGGCGGCGCTGACGCTGCTGCCGGCCCTGCTGGCGATGCTGGGCCCGAAGGTGGACGCCCTGTCGGTCCGCCCGTGGCTGCGGCGGGTGTTCCGGCGCCCGGTCGCCACGGCCCGCACCGAGGATCACGGCGCGTGGGCACGGATCGCGCACAGCGTGATGCGTCGTCCGGTCCTGATCACCGTTGCCACGGTGGCGTTGCTGGGCGCCCTGACCCTCCCGTTCCTGCGGGTGGAGTTCGGCGGCATCGACGAGCGGGCCCTGCCGGCCGGCACGGAGAGCCGGGTGGTCACCGAGACCATCCGCGAGGACTTTCCGGCCGACCCGTCCGGCCCGATCGAGGCGATCGTCACCCTGCCGGACGCCGTCGACTCGGCGGCGGGCGGCTCGGCCCTGCAGGCCTACGTCCAGTCGGTCGCGGCGGCCCCGGGGGTGGACGGCGCGACGGTGACCGGCGCGGCGGGCGACACCGCCCGGGTCGCGATCGCCTACGACGGCGACCCGGTGGCCGAGGAGGCGCGGGCACTGGTCAACGAGATCCGCGACGTGCCGGCCCCCGAGGGGGTCCAGGTGCTGGTCGGTGGCCAGAGTGCGGTGCTCACCGACCTGCTGGAGAGCCTCGGCTCGCTGCTGCCGTGGATGGCGCTGATGGTGGTCGCGACGACGTTCGTGCTGCTGTTCCTCGCGTTCGGCTCGATCGTGCTGCCGCTCAAGGCGCTGGTGATGAACGTGCTGTCGATCGGCGCCTCGTTCGGCGCGCTGGTGTGGATCTTCCAGGACGGCAACCTGTCCGGGTTCCTGGACTTCACGCCCACCGGGTTCGTCGAGGCGACCCAGCCGATCCTGGTGCTGGCGATCGTCTTCGGGTTGTCGATGGACTACGAGGTCTTCCTGCTGTCGCGGATCCGCGAGCAGTACGACCTCACCGGCGACAACACGACGGCGGTGGCGACGGGGCTGCAGCGGACCGGCGGCATCATCACCAGCGCGGCGCTGCTGCTGCTCGTGGTGATCGGCGCGTTCTCGCTGTCGGGGATCACGTTCATCAAGATGATCGGCGTCGCCATGCTGATCGCCGTGGTGATCGACGCGACGATCGTCCGGGTCCTGCTGGTGCCGGCGACGATGCGGCTCCTCGGCCGGGCCAACTGGTACGCGCCGCGGCCGCTGCGCCGGCTCTACGCCCGGTACGGCATCCGCGAGTCCGACGGACAGCCCGCCGTCCCCACGAAGGATCGTGAACTGGCCGTCACGCACTGA
- a CDS encoding TetR/AcrR family transcriptional regulator: MANPSVEVLSRRDRQRADTVREIKETARRLLVEQGPEGLALRAVAREMGMTAPALYRYFASREDLVENLIVDLYDELSDFMEAARDAVPTTTARRLIAASRAFRTWATTHHAEFGLVFGSGLEAVVPGAEVEALRDGPIQAAGQRFGGICAALLAQLYLEQPFPIPADAELTPQLKEQLQTWCEKLPVPLPLGVTYVFLHCWIRLYGMVCMEIFGHLRFALDDAEPMFEAELYSLAERLGVADQYLPPAS; encoded by the coding sequence ATGGCGAATCCGTCGGTGGAGGTGCTGAGCCGGCGCGACCGGCAGCGCGCCGACACGGTCCGTGAGATCAAGGAGACCGCCCGGCGGCTGCTCGTCGAGCAGGGGCCGGAGGGGCTGGCCCTGCGCGCGGTGGCCCGGGAGATGGGGATGACGGCGCCGGCGCTCTACCGGTACTTCGCCAGCCGCGAGGACCTCGTCGAGAACCTCATCGTGGACCTCTACGACGAGCTCAGCGACTTCATGGAGGCCGCTCGCGACGCCGTGCCCACCACGACGGCTCGGCGCCTGATCGCCGCCAGTCGGGCGTTCCGCACGTGGGCGACCACGCACCACGCCGAGTTCGGCCTCGTCTTCGGCAGCGGTCTGGAGGCGGTCGTCCCCGGCGCCGAGGTGGAGGCGCTCCGCGACGGCCCGATCCAGGCCGCCGGTCAGCGTTTCGGCGGCATCTGCGCGGCCCTGCTGGCGCAGCTCTACCTCGAGCAGCCCTTCCCGATCCCGGCCGACGCAGAGCTCACCCCGCAGCTCAAGGAGCAGCTGCAGACCTGGTGCGAGAAGCTGCCCGTGCCGCTGCCGCTGGGCGTCACCTACGTCTTCCTGCACTGCTGGATCCGCCTCTACGGCATGGTCTGCATGGAGATCTTCGGGCACCTCCGGTTCGCCCTCGACGACGCCGAGCCGATGTTCGAGGCCGAGCTGTACAGCCTCGCGGAGCGATTGGGCGTGGCCGACCAATACCTGCCGCCGGCCTCGTGA